From the genome of Streptomyces ficellus:
CGACGTCCGTCGAGACGGTGGCGCGCCCGCACAGCATGGCCTCGACCAGGCCGAGCGGGAAGCCCTCGACCACGCTGGACAGGACGACCACGCCGGCCGCGGCGTAGGCGTGGGCGAGGTCCGGCGCGTACGGACTGCCGAGGTCCTCGAAGGAGACGGGGTTGTCCCCCACGGCGTGCGCGTCGGTGGCCTCGTCGGGGAAGAGCTGGGCGGCCAGGCCCTCGCAGTGGGTGCGGTAGGTCGCCGACTCGGCGTCGCGGGAGGGCGTGGAGACGATCCTCAGGCGGGCTTCCGGCTCCGCCCTCCGTACGTCGGCGAAGGCGTGCAGCAGGCCGACGAGGTCCTTGGTGGGCTCGATGCGCCCCACCCACATCAGGGTGCGCGGGTCACCGCCGTCACCGCTCTCGCCGACCGCCGCGAACCGCTCCGCCTCCATCCCCGGGTAGACCGTGCGCAGTTTGGCGCGGTCGGCGCCGCACTTCTCCTGCCAGCGGCGGGTGTGGGTGTTGCCGGGGGTGATGACGGCGGCCTGCCGGTAGACCTCGGCGGCCAGGCAGCCGTGGAAGGCGGCGAGCAGGGCGCGCACGGGGGCGCTCAGGGACGCGTCAGCGGCCGACAGGTAGTGCGCGCGCAACTGCACGCCGTACTCGGTGACCAGCAGCGGGACGCCGAAGAAGCGTTTGGCCAGGAGGCCGGGGAGGGCCGCCGTACCGCCGGAGGCCGCGTGGCACAGGTCGACCGCGCCCAGGCCGTCCTCGCCGTACCAGTCGAGGGACAGCGGGCGCAGCGCACGCTCGACCCGGGCCGCGAAGGCGAGGTGGTCGGGGAGGGTCGCGCCGTGCACGCCCCGGCGCACGCCGCCCGCGCGGCAGGCGGACTCCAGGAGGCGGACGGCGTCCTGGGAGCGGAGGGCGGCGGACAGGCCGCCGTGTTCACGCCCGAGGTCGGCGAGCCCGTACAGCCCCTCGGCGAAGCCGGTCGTGCTGCCGGTGCCCGGGCCGGTGCCCGCGCCCGCGCCGGCCGCGAGGTCCGTTCCACGGGGCGTGCCGTCGGCGGTACCGGCGCCCGGGGAACCGGCGTCCCGGGGAGCGGCGTCCGGGGAGGGGGCTTCGGGGGTGCGGCAGACCGCGGCGGCGAGTTCGGCGAAGCAGGTGGCGAAGCGCCGGCGCTCACGCCTGCCGTACGCGCGCCCCGCGCGCCGTCCACGCCCGCCACGGCCGGCGCACCCGTCGTCCTCGCGCCCCCACAGCGGGGCGGTCCGCACGCGCTGCACCTGGGGCGGGAGCGGGACCCAGCCGGCGTCCTCCTGCCGGGCGCTGCGGCTCAGCGCGTAGACGTCGAATTCGTGCTGCGCGAGCCCGCGCACGAGCCGGTCGCACCAGAGCCTGGACTCACCCGTCGTATACGGGTATCCGCCTTCGGTGAGCAGTCCGATCCGCACGAGTACACCCCCGATCTCCCTTGTGTGCGGCCACCGTTGGTCCGGCGGCTCACAGCGGGAAGAACGTAAGCGGATATACCGGTGGCGCGACGGACGGTTGTCCGTCGCGCCACCGGAAGGGGTGAAAGCTCGTAACTTTCCTGCCCTCGTCGCGTTTCGACGAGCTACAGGAGGAGAGGGCCGGCCGTTCGGCCCGTCAGCCGCCGGGGAAGACCCAGGGGTTGGGGCGGCACTCGATGCCCTCGACCGCGAGCGACTTGGTCTGCTGCTGCATCACCGGCGCGAGGGCGCCCGGCGTGCGGCAGTTCACATGGTTGTGCCCCAGCCGGTGGCCGACCTCGTGGTTGATCAGCATCTGCCGGTACGCGAGCATCGCGTCGGGGCCGTAGGTCGCCGACCCCTGTGCCCACCGGTAGGCGTTGATCATCACGCGCTCGGTGGCGGCGGAGTCGCACGAGACGTTGTCGACGGTGGTGTCGAGATCCGACTTGGCGCACCACACTCCGGTGGTCCCGGGGCTCGCCAGCGTGATCACGAAGTCGGCCTCACCGCTGGAGACCCGCTCGAACGTCATGGCACCGTTGTGCGCCCAGCTGCGCTCGTCGTTCAGCGTGTCGTGGACGGCGCGCGCGAACAGGGTGGAGTCGAGCGCGAGGCCCTTCTCCACGTCGATCCGGTAGCGGACCTTGTCCCCCTTGCCGGGCGCCTTGTCGACGCCCGGGACGGCCGCGAACGCGCCGGTGCCCTTGAGCTTGGGGTCCAGCGGGAACCGCTTCGCCATCAGCTGCGCGTACGTCGGCCGGGCTGCCGGCGGCGCGGCCCCGGGCGGTGCTGCGCGCTGGTCGGAACGGTCGGAGCGGGCCGCCCCGGCGCCGCCTTCCGCCGCGCCGCCGTCCGCGCGCCCGGCCGCCTCGCCCGGCGGGCGGGCGTCGGTGGCGTCCGCCCCGGCGCCGGTGACCTGCCCGGCCACGACGACCGCGAGGACGGTAGTGACGGCGGCGGCCGCGATGCCGGTGAACGTACGTCCCTTGCCGGCGCCGCCCGGACGGCCGGTCTTCCGGTCGCCGTCCGGCTCCTCGTACCCACCCGACCCGGACGCGCCGGGGGTGCCGGCCTCGCCGGGCGCGGAAACGGGTCCCTGACCGGGACGGCCGCCCCCGGCGTGGCCGGTGCCGCGCGGAGGGTGGCCGTACCCGCTGTCGTCGAACGCCTCGACGAACTCGCGCCGGGGTCCCGGTATGCGGGCGCCCGCGCCCACACCGGTCGCCGGACCGGAGGCGCTGGGGTCACCCGACGGACCGGAGGGGCTCGTGCGGTGCGAGGGGTTCACGGGGCCGACGGGCCTCATGGGACCGGTGCGGACGGTGGCGTCCGAGGGACCAGGGGGCCTCATGGGACCCGCGGCACCCACCGGACCCCCGGGACCGGCGGGGCTTTCGGGGCGGGTGGACCCGGCGGGCCGGGTGGGACCCGTGGGGCCGGTGGGGCGGACGGGGACACCGTGCCAGTCTCCGTACCGGCCCTCGCCCCGGCCGCCGCCCTGCTCGCTGTGCTCCGGGTGGCCGCCCCGCACGGGCTGCTGCGCCCCGGCCGGCGGCGTGCCCTGGTGGTGCTGCGGTTCTGCGGGCGCCGCGGAGTTCTTGCGCCGGCGCCCGCCGGCGCGCGCCCCCTCGCGCACCGCACCTCGGGCCTGATCAGAGCCCTGAGGTGCGGGGCCTTTGCGGCTGTGTCGTCCCACGCCCCGGATCAGCTCCTGTTTTCGTGGTCGGTCTCGTGGTCGGCCTCGTGCGTCTTGCCGTGGCCGGTTTCGCGGCTCTTGCCGTGGCCGGTCCGGTGGCTCCCGTGGCCGGTCTCGTGGATCAGCTCCCGTACGGCCTGGGCGACCGTCTCGGGGTACTCCATCATCGCGACGTGCCCGGCGTCCGGAAGTGTCAGCAGCCGCGAGTCGCGGAAGGCCGCCGCGGCCCTGCGCGCCATCCGGAACGACACGAGCTGGTCGCGCCCTCCGTACACCAGCAGCGTCGGCGCGAGCACCCGCTCGGCCTGCCGCCACAGCCCCTGCTGACCGCCCAGGGTGTACGCGTCGACGATGCCACGTGCCGAGCGTGCCATGGCGTCCCAGAAGTAGGGGAGCCTCAGGCGCCGTTCCATTTCCTCCACGGCGTTGCGGAAGCCCTCGTCGGTGACTCGCCCGGGGTCGCCGTAACAGAGGGAGAGCACCCCGCGCACCCGCTGTTCCGCCGTCCAGTCCCTGGTCATCCGGGTGAAGAGGGACGCGACGCCGGGCAGCGCCAGCAGCGCCGTCGGCCAGGCGCCGCGCTGGGCGCGCAGTTCGGGCAGCGCGGGCGAGATCAGGGTCAGCGTGGCGACCAGGTCCGGGCGGACCGCGGCGAGCCGGGTGGCGACCGCGCCGCCCAGCGAGTTGGCGATCAGGTGGACGGGCCCGCGATCACCGGCGTCGAGCATCCGGATGACCGCGCGGGTGTGCGCGGTGACGGAGTAGTTGCCGTCGTCGGGGGGCGGGGAGTCGCCGAAGCCGGGCAGGTCGACCGCCTCGCCGTCCACGACGTCCTCGAGCAGCGGCATCACGGCCGACCAGTTCTGCGAGGAGCCCCCGAGCCCGTGCACGTACAGCGCGGGCGGGAGTCCGGTGCGGTCCGACGGCCGGTAGCGCACGTTCAGCGTCAGTCCGGGCAGCGTCACGCAGCGCAGTCGCTCCCCCTCCGCGATCCGTACGGCGCTCACCCGGGGTCCCGCCGCGGTGGCGGCGATGGATTCCGGCAGCTCGGTCGAAGACATGCGGCAATGTTACGAGACGATCACGCGGGCTCCGGTGTGTTCGCCGTCACAGATCGCATAGCGCCGGGGAGGGGTACCTCCTAGGCTCGTACCAGAGGGCGGTTCGCCCCAGAAGCCCAGAAAAACCTGGCACAGCCCAGGGAAAGGGAGCCCATGACCGTCGATCCGACCGACCCGGAGACCTTCGAGACGACCGAGAACGGCGAGGCGAGCGTCGCGCTGGACGAGGAGACGCCGGAGGCCGACGCGGCCGAGCAGCACAGGGAGCTGCAGCAGCACGGCGACGATCCGCTCACCCGCGTCGATCCGGCCGTGGCCAATCCGGCCGACGCGGCCGAGCAGACCCGCGTGGTGGACCAGGACGAGGACGACTACCGCTGATTTGGTCGGTTTAACGTTGAATCTCCGGCTACCCGGGGCGTCCGGTACGTGAAATTCTGCGCTCGCACCGCGCACAGCCGGGTTACCCAAAAGTACGATGGCGGACGCGGCGCACAGCGCGCAAGGATCGATTTTGGGAGGCGGCGTGACAGCCATCGAGCAGACAGAGGCGGCGCGCCCGCGGGGCACGCGCCTGCCGCGCCGAGCCCGACGCAACCAGCTCCTGGGCGCCGCCCAGGAAGTGTTTGTCGCACAGGGGTACCACGCGGCCGCGATGGACGACATCGCGGAGCGCGCGGGCGTCAGCAAGCCGGTGCTCTACCAGCACTTCCCGGGGAAGCTGGAGCTCTACCTGGCGCTGCTGGACCAGCACTGCGAGTCGCTGCTCCAGGCCGTGCGCACCGCGCTCGCCTCCACCACGGACAACAAGCTGCGCGTGGCGGCCACCATGGACGCCTATTTCGCGTACGTGGAGGACGAGGGCGGCGCCTTCCGGCTCGTCTTCGAGTCCGACCTGACGAATGAACCGGCGGTGCGCGAACGCGTGGAGCGGGTCTCGCTCCAGTGCGCCGAGGCGATCTCGGACGTCATCGCCGAGGACACGGGACTGTCCAAGGACGAGTCGATGCTGCTCGCCGTGGGCCTGGGCGGTGTCTCGCAGGTGGTCGCCCGGTACTGGCTGTCCAGCGAGTCGACGATCCCCCGTGAGAAGGCGGTGCAGCTGCTGACGTCCCTGGCCTGGCGCGGCATCGCCGGCTTCCCGTTGCACGGCTCGGAATCCCACTGATGATCGGTGTCGTCTCTCCGGGCTAATGTGTGCAGCGTACGGCGCGGCTGACCGCGCAACGCTGACCGTTCGGAGGGACATAGCCGTGGAGGTCAAGATCGGCGTGCAGCACGCGCCCCGGGAGATCGCTCTGGAGAGCGGGCAGTCCGCCGAGGAGGTGGAGCGGGCGGTGGCCGACGCGCTGGCCGGCACGTCGCAGCTGCTCAGCCTGACGGACGACAAGGGCCGCAAGGTCCTGGTGCCGGCCGACCGGATCGCCTACGTCGAGATCGGCGAGCCGGCGAAGCCGCGTGTGGGCTTCGGTGCTCTCTGAGCTGTTGAGAGCTCTCTGAGCCGTTCAGGGCTCTCTGAGCTGTTCCGAGCTCTCTGAGCTGTACGGACAGGACGACGTGAAGGCCCGGCGGGTGATCCCGCCGGGCCTTTCGCGTGCCCCACGAGCAGGATTGCGTTCCACGCGCATCGGGTAGTACGGGCTGTGACCGTTTTGCCCGCCCCGCCGTTCGCGAGGTGATCCGCGTGTTCTGGGAAGCTTTCGGCTCTGTCGTGCTGGGTTTCGCACTGTCCTGGGCAGCCGCCCACCGGCTCACCGACAGGCTTCCGTCACGCCGCGTGGTCCTGGGAGCGGGCGTGCTCGGCGCGCTCTTCGGCTCGCTGATCACGCACGCCGCGCTGGGCCCGGGCTATGCCCTGGGCACCCTGCTGGGGGCGGTGGCCGTCGCGGCGGTCGTGCTCTCGCTGCTGCTGCGCCCGACGCGCCGCCTCCGCCGCGCCACCCAGACCTGACCGGGCGCCGCGCCCCCGGACCCGACCGGGCCGGGCGGCGCGGGGCGAGGCGCCGTCCCGTCAGGCCGCCAGACCGAGCGCGGCCATCCGCTTGGTGTGGGCCTTGGTGATGCGGGAGAACATCTCGCCCACCGCCGCCAGGTCGAACCCGTCCGCCACGCCGCCGACGAGCATCGTCGACAGCGCGTCGCGCTCCGCGACCACCCGCTGGGCCTGCGACAGGGCCTCGCCCATCAGGCGGCGCGCCCACAGCGCGAGCCGGCCGCCCACCCGCGGGTCGGCCTCGATCGCGGCGCGCACCTTCTCCACGGCGAAGTTGCCGTGCCCGGTGTCGTCCAGCACGGCGAGCACCAGCGCCCGGGTGTCGGAGTCCAGCCGCACGGCGACCTCGCGGTAGAAGTCGCTGGCGATCGAGTCGCCCACGTACGCCTTGACCAGGCCCTCCAGCCAGTCGGAGGGCGCGGTCTGGCGGTGGAAGTCGTCGAGCGCCTTCGCGAACGGCTCCATCGCGGCCGTCGGCTCGGCGTCGATGGCCGTCAGCCGGTCCCGCAGCCGCTCGAAGTGGTGGAACTCGGCCGACGCCATCTTCGCCAGCTCGGCCTTGTCGGCGAGCGTGGGCGCCAGCTTCGCGTCCTCGGCCAGCCGCTCGAAGGCCGCCAGCTCCCCGTACGCGAGCGCGCCGAGCAGGTCCACGACCGCGGCGCGGTACTGGGGCTCCGCGGAGGCCGCGGCCCAGTTCTGGGCGGCGATCCCGGTGGGTTCTTCGGTGGCGGCGGCGGAAGCGGC
Proteins encoded in this window:
- a CDS encoding DUF3152 domain-containing protein, with the translated sequence MGRHSRKGPAPQGSDQARGAVREGARAGGRRRKNSAAPAEPQHHQGTPPAGAQQPVRGGHPEHSEQGGGRGEGRYGDWHGVPVRPTGPTGPTRPAGSTRPESPAGPGGPVGAAGPMRPPGPSDATVRTGPMRPVGPVNPSHRTSPSGPSGDPSASGPATGVGAGARIPGPRREFVEAFDDSGYGHPPRGTGHAGGGRPGQGPVSAPGEAGTPGASGSGGYEEPDGDRKTGRPGGAGKGRTFTGIAAAAVTTVLAVVVAGQVTGAGADATDARPPGEAAGRADGGAAEGGAGAARSDRSDQRAAPPGAAPPAARPTYAQLMAKRFPLDPKLKGTGAFAAVPGVDKAPGKGDKVRYRIDVEKGLALDSTLFARAVHDTLNDERSWAHNGAMTFERVSSGEADFVITLASPGTTGVWCAKSDLDTTVDNVSCDSAATERVMINAYRWAQGSATYGPDAMLAYRQMLINHEVGHRLGHNHVNCRTPGALAPVMQQQTKSLAVEGIECRPNPWVFPGG
- a CDS encoding TetR/AcrR family transcriptional regulator → MTAIEQTEAARPRGTRLPRRARRNQLLGAAQEVFVAQGYHAAAMDDIAERAGVSKPVLYQHFPGKLELYLALLDQHCESLLQAVRTALASTTDNKLRVAATMDAYFAYVEDEGGAFRLVFESDLTNEPAVRERVERVSLQCAEAISDVIAEDTGLSKDESMLLAVGLGGVSQVVARYWLSSESTIPREKAVQLLTSLAWRGIAGFPLHGSESH
- a CDS encoding DUF3107 domain-containing protein, with the protein product MEVKIGVQHAPREIALESGQSAEEVERAVADALAGTSQLLSLTDDKGRKVLVPADRIAYVEIGEPAKPRVGFGAL
- a CDS encoding DUF3492 domain-containing protein: MRIGLLTEGGYPYTTGESRLWCDRLVRGLAQHEFDVYALSRSARQEDAGWVPLPPQVQRVRTAPLWGREDDGCAGRGGRGRRAGRAYGRRERRRFATCFAELAAAVCRTPEAPSPDAAPRDAGSPGAGTADGTPRGTDLAAGAGAGTGPGTGSTTGFAEGLYGLADLGREHGGLSAALRSQDAVRLLESACRAGGVRRGVHGATLPDHLAFAARVERALRPLSLDWYGEDGLGAVDLCHAASGGTAALPGLLAKRFFGVPLLVTEYGVQLRAHYLSAADASLSAPVRALLAAFHGCLAAEVYRQAAVITPGNTHTRRWQEKCGADRAKLRTVYPGMEAERFAAVGESGDGGDPRTLMWVGRIEPTKDLVGLLHAFADVRRAEPEARLRIVSTPSRDAESATYRTHCEGLAAQLFPDEATDAHAVGDNPVSFEDLGSPYAPDLAHAYAAAGVVVLSSVVEGFPLGLVEAMLCGRATVSTDVGAVVEVIGGTGLVVPPRNPRALADACLSLLRDPARRERLGAAARARALELFTVEQNLAAFRGIYLELISQAPVHRDAEGVGADGEPLPFAHPAEAYVPGHWTGRGSGGATTPAWAAAEQGAAPGAYTATATRPGAPTPPPPAAAPPAPVPAAAVDSIPVVASLPVAASFPIAGKVDGHV
- a CDS encoding ferritin-like fold-containing protein, whose product is METPDNAAASAAATEEPTGIAAQNWAAASAEPQYRAAVVDLLGALAYGELAAFERLAEDAKLAPTLADKAELAKMASAEFHHFERLRDRLTAIDAEPTAAMEPFAKALDDFHRQTAPSDWLEGLVKAYVGDSIASDFYREVAVRLDSDTRALVLAVLDDTGHGNFAVEKVRAAIEADPRVGGRLALWARRLMGEALSQAQRVVAERDALSTMLVGGVADGFDLAAVGEMFSRITKAHTKRMAALGLAA
- a CDS encoding alpha/beta fold hydrolase, producing the protein MSSTELPESIAATAAGPRVSAVRIAEGERLRCVTLPGLTLNVRYRPSDRTGLPPALYVHGLGGSSQNWSAVMPLLEDVVDGEAVDLPGFGDSPPPDDGNYSVTAHTRAVIRMLDAGDRGPVHLIANSLGGAVATRLAAVRPDLVATLTLISPALPELRAQRGAWPTALLALPGVASLFTRMTRDWTAEQRVRGVLSLCYGDPGRVTDEGFRNAVEEMERRLRLPYFWDAMARSARGIVDAYTLGGQQGLWRQAERVLAPTLLVYGGRDQLVSFRMARRAAAAFRDSRLLTLPDAGHVAMMEYPETVAQAVRELIHETGHGSHRTGHGKSRETGHGKTHEADHETDHENRS